In Crinalium epipsammum PCC 9333, the following are encoded in one genomic region:
- the rplQ gene encoding 50S ribosomal protein L17: MRHRCRVDKLGKPADQRRALLRALATELIRHGRIQTTKTRAKAVRSEVEKMVTLAKDGSLSARRQALGYIYDKQLVHALFEQVGTRYSDRNGGYTRIARTVRRRGDNAEMAIIELV, encoded by the coding sequence ATGCGTCACAGGTGTCGTGTTGATAAACTCGGCAAGCCCGCTGACCAGCGTCGCGCTCTATTAAGGGCGCTGGCAACTGAGTTAATTCGTCATGGACGGATTCAAACAACTAAAACAAGGGCAAAGGCTGTTCGCTCAGAAGTAGAAAAGATGGTGACGTTGGCTAAAGATGGTTCTTTATCTGCACGTCGCCAAGCTTTGGGCTATATATATGACAAACAGTTAGTTCACGCTTTGTTTGAGCAAGTCGGTACTCGCTATAGCGATCGCAATGGTGGATACACCCGTATTGCCAGAACAGTGCGTCGCCGTGGAGATAATGCCGAAATGGCAATCATTGAGCTAGTTTGA
- a CDS encoding adenylate kinase: MARLIFLGAPGAGKGTQAKILAEVCGIPHISTGDILRSAIAESSPLGQQAQSYMDKGDLVPDALILDIIRERLSQTDAQNGWILDGFPRNVSQASFLDDLLQEMNQVSDKAVNLEVPDDVLVVRLLGRGRSDDNEETIRRRLEVYRNQTAPLIDFYSNRQALVSIDGDRTQQEVTEALKQIVNP, translated from the coding sequence GTGGCACGATTGATTTTTTTGGGAGCGCCAGGGGCAGGGAAAGGCACTCAAGCCAAAATTTTGGCTGAGGTTTGTGGAATTCCTCATATTTCAACGGGTGATATTTTAAGATCTGCGATCGCAGAATCATCGCCACTTGGTCAACAAGCACAATCCTATATGGATAAAGGCGATTTGGTTCCAGATGCTCTCATCCTAGATATCATCCGTGAACGTCTCAGTCAAACCGATGCCCAAAACGGTTGGATTCTAGACGGCTTTCCTAGAAATGTTAGTCAAGCATCTTTTTTAGATGACTTACTACAAGAAATGAACCAAGTTTCAGATAAAGCCGTTAATCTGGAAGTTCCTGATGATGTGCTAGTCGTTCGTCTGCTGGGGCGCGGACGCAGTGATGATAATGAAGAAACTATTAGGAGACGTTTGGAAGTTTATCGTAACCAAACGGCTCCTTTGATTGATTTCTACAGCAACCGTCAAGCTTTAGTTTCTATTGATGGCGATCGCACTCAGCAAGAAGTCACCGAAGCACTCAAGCAGATAGTTAATCCTTAA
- the rpsM gene encoding 30S ribosomal protein S13 — MARIAGVDLPRDKRVEIGLTYIYGIGLSRSQEILTKTGVNPDTRVKDLSDAEVASLRESIEKDYQIEGDLRRWEAMNIKRLIDIGSYRGRRHRMGLPVRGQRTRTNARTRRGRRSTVAGKKKAPGKK, encoded by the coding sequence GTGGCACGGATTGCTGGAGTAGACCTTCCGCGTGATAAGCGTGTCGAAATTGGTCTGACTTATATCTATGGAATCGGGCTATCGCGGTCGCAGGAGATTTTGACAAAAACAGGAGTTAATCCTGATACACGAGTCAAAGACTTATCTGATGCGGAAGTTGCTTCTCTGCGCGAGTCCATAGAAAAAGACTATCAAATTGAAGGGGATCTCAGGCGCTGGGAGGCAATGAACATCAAGCGCCTGATCGACATTGGTAGCTATCGTGGTCGCCGTCATCGTATGGGATTACCAGTACGAGGTCAGCGAACCCGCACCAATGCCAGAACCCGTCGGGGACGGCGTAGTACCGTTGCTGGGAAGAAAAAGGCACCAGGCAAGAAATAA
- the rpsK gene encoding 30S ribosomal protein S11, protein MARQPKKTGAKKQKRNVPNGVAYIQSTFNNTIITIADNGGDVISWASSGSSGFKGAKKGTPFAAQTAAEGAARRAMDQGMRQIEVMVSGPGAGRETAIRSLQGSGLEITLIRDVTPIPHNGCRPPKRRRV, encoded by the coding sequence ATGGCTCGACAACCTAAAAAAACAGGTGCAAAGAAGCAAAAACGCAACGTACCAAACGGAGTAGCTTACATCCAGTCAACCTTTAACAACACGATCATCACAATCGCTGATAACGGTGGAGATGTTATTTCTTGGGCATCTTCTGGTTCTAGCGGATTCAAAGGCGCTAAAAAAGGAACACCATTTGCGGCTCAGACGGCTGCTGAAGGTGCAGCCCGTCGTGCAATGGATCAAGGAATGCGCCAAATTGAGGTGATGGTTAGTGGCCCAGGTGCAGGTAGAGAAACCGCAATTCGGTCGCTTCAAGGCTCAGGGCTGGAAATAACTCTAATTCGCGATGTTACGCCGATTCCTCATAACGGCTGCCGTCCTCCCAAGCGACGTAGAGTCTAA
- the rplO gene encoding 50S ribosomal protein L15: MRLSDAKPKKGSKKRPRRIGRGIAAGQGASGGFGMRGQKSRSGRSTRPGFEGGQMPLYRRLPKLKHFTVINRKHYTTINVGKLASLPANSEVTLISLTEAKIVTSNKEPLKILGDGELNVALHVKASAFTTGARTKIEAAGGTCEVI, translated from the coding sequence ATGAGACTATCAGATGCCAAGCCTAAAAAAGGCTCAAAAAAACGTCCTCGCCGAATTGGTCGGGGTATTGCCGCAGGTCAAGGTGCTAGCGGTGGTTTCGGGATGCGTGGTCAAAAATCGCGCTCAGGTCGCAGTACTAGACCTGGTTTTGAAGGTGGACAAATGCCTTTGTATCGGCGTTTGCCTAAATTAAAGCACTTTACCGTTATAAATCGTAAACATTACACTACGATCAACGTAGGTAAGCTGGCATCACTTCCTGCAAACAGTGAGGTTACTTTAATTTCTCTTACCGAAGCTAAAATTGTCACGAGCAACAAAGAACCTCTGAAAATTTTAGGTGATGGGGAATTGAACGTAGCACTCCATGTTAAAGCCTCCGCTTTCACAACTGGCGCTCGTACTAAAATCGAAGCTGCTGGTGGAACTTGCGAAGTTATCTAA
- a CDS encoding DNA-directed RNA polymerase subunit alpha, whose protein sequence is MNKGGHSVAQFQIECVESKTEKNQSQYSKFVLEPLERGQGTTVGNALRRVLLSNLEGAAVTAVRIAGVNHEFATIPGVREDVLEILLNMKEIALKSYTSQPQIARLNVQGPARVMAAQFDLPSEVEIVDPNQYVATLADNARLEMEFRIEKGKGYRSIDRSRDEAAVVDFLQIDAVFMPVQKVNYSVEDARIDGSLDKDRLLLEIWTNGSLSPQEALSEAARMLVDLFSPLKDISLESIKDDYQADEDPTSQIPIEELQLSVRAYNCLKRAQINSVADLLDYTQEDLLEIKNFGQKSAEEVIEALQKRLGIMLPHEKSAKPS, encoded by the coding sequence ATGAACAAGGGAGGTCACTCCGTGGCGCAATTTCAGATTGAGTGTGTAGAGTCAAAAACGGAGAAGAATCAGAGCCAATATAGCAAGTTTGTCTTGGAGCCTCTCGAACGAGGTCAAGGCACAACCGTAGGCAATGCCCTGAGACGGGTGCTGCTATCAAACTTGGAAGGAGCAGCCGTAACAGCCGTGCGGATTGCTGGTGTAAATCATGAATTTGCCACCATTCCAGGGGTACGGGAAGATGTGCTGGAAATTTTGCTGAACATGAAGGAAATAGCCCTCAAAAGCTATACATCTCAGCCGCAAATCGCTCGGCTGAATGTACAGGGTCCAGCAAGAGTTATGGCTGCTCAGTTTGATCTGCCCTCAGAAGTTGAAATTGTCGATCCTAACCAATACGTTGCCACCTTGGCGGACAACGCACGGTTGGAAATGGAGTTTCGGATAGAAAAGGGTAAAGGCTACAGATCTATTGATCGAAGTCGTGATGAGGCAGCAGTTGTAGACTTTCTTCAGATTGACGCTGTATTCATGCCAGTACAGAAGGTGAACTACAGCGTTGAGGATGCCCGTATTGATGGCTCTCTTGATAAAGATCGGTTGCTGTTAGAAATTTGGACTAATGGCAGTCTCAGCCCTCAAGAAGCTCTCAGTGAAGCAGCCAGGATGCTGGTAGATTTGTTCAGCCCCCTAAAAGATATCAGTCTGGAGTCAATCAAAGACGATTATCAGGCTGATGAAGATCCCACCAGTCAGATCCCCATTGAAGAATTGCAGCTATCAGTAAGGGCATACAACTGCCTGAAGCGGGCGCAAATTAACTCTGTAGCTGATTTACTGGATTATACCCAGGAAGATTTGCTAGAGATTAAGAACTTTGGGCAAAAGTCTGCTGAAGAAGTAATCGAAGCTTTGCAAAAACGTTTAGGAATTATGCTACCACACGAAAAATCAGCAAAGCCTAGCTGA
- the infA gene encoding translation initiation factor IF-1, which produces MAKQDLIEMEGTVTESLPNAMFRVDLDNGFNVLAHISGKIRRNYIKILPGDRVKVELTPYDLTKGRITYRLRNKK; this is translated from the coding sequence TTGGCTAAACAAGATTTAATCGAAATGGAAGGCACTGTGACTGAATCACTGCCTAACGCGATGTTCAGAGTTGATTTAGACAATGGTTTTAATGTTTTAGCTCATATCTCTGGCAAAATCCGTCGTAATTACATCAAAATTTTGCCAGGCGATCGGGTGAAAGTAGAATTGACTCCCTATGATTTAACTAAAGGCAGAATTACTTATCGTCTTCGTAATAAAAAGTAA
- the truA gene encoding tRNA pseudouridine(38-40) synthase TruA, whose product MSESLPLSTQRVALVIQYLGTHFHGWQRQAHGRTVQEEIETVLSELLNKSVTLHGAGRTDTGVHAAGQVAHFDATGPIPAERWAAILNSRLPQDILIRGSAAVPPTWHARFSASWRRYRYIIYTDPKPNLFVRQFSWHYYHAPLDESLIQAALDPMIGYKHLAAFHRANSGRSHSWVDVQEVQCQRMGPFIHIEIQASGFLYGMVRLLVGMLVQVGAKERSPEDFTQIWVEEHRNQVKYAAPAKGLCLLRVGYPESPFPPEVWFDTQPKFLLPTTTPTEYCLI is encoded by the coding sequence ATGTCGGAAAGTCTGCCCTTATCAACCCAGCGAGTTGCTCTGGTAATTCAATACCTGGGCACTCATTTTCATGGATGGCAGAGACAAGCTCACGGGCGTACTGTTCAAGAAGAAATTGAAACAGTACTTTCTGAGCTACTCAATAAATCTGTGACTTTACATGGTGCTGGTCGCACTGATACAGGTGTCCATGCAGCAGGACAAGTCGCACATTTTGATGCTACAGGCCCGATCCCAGCAGAACGCTGGGCTGCTATTCTCAACAGCAGATTGCCCCAGGATATTTTGATTCGGGGTTCAGCAGCAGTGCCTCCCACCTGGCACGCTCGTTTTAGTGCCAGTTGGCGACGGTATAGATATATCATTTATACCGACCCCAAACCTAATTTGTTTGTGAGGCAATTCAGTTGGCATTATTATCATGCGCCCTTGGATGAATCGTTGATCCAGGCTGCTTTAGACCCAATGATTGGTTACAAGCATTTAGCAGCTTTCCATCGAGCGAATTCAGGGCGATCGCATTCCTGGGTAGATGTTCAGGAAGTACAATGCCAACGGATGGGGCCATTTATTCATATTGAAATTCAAGCCAGTGGATTTTTGTATGGCATGGTGCGGCTACTGGTGGGAATGCTAGTGCAAGTTGGCGCAAAAGAGCGATCGCCAGAAGATTTTACTCAAATTTGGGTAGAAGAACACCGCAATCAAGTCAAATACGCAGCACCAGCAAAGGGTCTATGCTTGTTGCGCGTTGGCTATCCAGAGTCGCCGTTTCCACCAGAAGTTTGGTTTGATACCCAGCCAAAATTTCTTTTGCCTACGACCACCCCAACAGAATACTGCCTGATCTAA
- the rplM gene encoding 50S ribosomal protein L13, which translates to MNKTFLPSVNTLEQKWYVVDAADQRLGRLASEIAMILRGKNKPTYTPHMDTGDFVIVLNAEKVAVTGKKRTQKVYRRHSGRPGGMKTETFAKLQARIPERIIEEAVRGMLPKNSLGRQLFTKLKVYEGSTHPHAAQQPQELKINTIPGGQD; encoded by the coding sequence ATGAACAAAACTTTTCTTCCCTCTGTCAACACCCTTGAACAAAAATGGTATGTAGTAGATGCTGCTGACCAGCGTTTGGGGCGTTTAGCTAGTGAAATCGCCATGATTTTGAGAGGTAAAAACAAACCTACTTATACCCCTCACATGGATACTGGCGACTTCGTGATTGTTCTAAATGCTGAAAAAGTCGCCGTCACTGGTAAAAAACGTACTCAAAAAGTTTATCGCCGCCATTCTGGACGACCAGGCGGGATGAAAACCGAAACGTTTGCCAAATTACAAGCGCGTATACCAGAAAGAATTATTGAAGAAGCAGTGCGCGGAATGCTGCCTAAAAATTCATTAGGACGGCAACTATTCACGAAACTGAAAGTTTATGAGGGTTCTACCCATCCTCATGCAGCGCAACAGCCCCAAGAACTCAAAATTAATACTATTCCAGGAGGTCAAGACTAA
- the rpmJ gene encoding 50S ribosomal protein L36 produces MKVRASVRKICDKCRVIRRRGRVMVICSNPKHKQRQG; encoded by the coding sequence ATGAAAGTTCGAGCATCCGTCCGAAAAATATGTGATAAATGCCGCGTCATCCGTCGTCGCGGTCGAGTCATGGTCATCTGTTCTAATCCAAAACACAAACAACGGCAGGGATAA
- the secY gene encoding preprotein translocase subunit SecY — MVVSRDKAPTAQETFMQMAQAAGLRGRLLVTIGLLILVRLGVHIPIPGIDRARFAQDIQNSPVIGFLDIFSGGGISAVGIFALGILPYINASIILQLLTAALPYLENLQKNEGEAGRRKISQITRIVSLVWALVQSIGISLWVQRYATGSGGLIFVAQTALALTAGSMFVMWVSELVTERGIGNGASLLIFINIVSVLPRSLGQTLELAQTGDREILGRVIILLLVFLVMIVGIVFVQEGTRRIPIISARRQVGRRLYRERTSYLPLRLNQGGVMPIIFASAVLVLPASLAQFTQNSANNPFLGGLHQFFNQAANYLSPTGQTPWLYVAFYVFLIVFFSYFYASLIINPVDMSQNLKKMGASIPGVRPGTTTSDYIERVLNRLTLLGAIFLGLVAIVPTAVESTIGVTTFKGLGATSLLIIVGVAIDTAKQIQTYVISQRYEGMVKQ, encoded by the coding sequence ATGGTCGTTAGTCGAGACAAAGCCCCAACTGCTCAAGAAACCTTTATGCAGATGGCTCAAGCGGCTGGCCTTAGAGGTCGGCTGCTGGTCACTATCGGTCTGCTAATTTTGGTTCGCCTTGGTGTTCATATACCCATACCAGGTATTGACAGGGCTAGGTTTGCTCAAGATATTCAAAATAGCCCAGTAATTGGGTTTTTAGACATTTTCTCTGGTGGCGGAATTTCGGCAGTAGGAATTTTTGCTTTAGGGATTTTGCCTTATATTAATGCCTCCATCATTCTGCAATTATTAACTGCTGCTCTTCCATATTTGGAAAATTTGCAGAAAAATGAAGGGGAAGCTGGGCGTAGAAAGATTTCTCAAATTACCCGTATTGTATCCTTGGTATGGGCTTTGGTTCAAAGTATTGGCATTTCGTTGTGGGTACAGCGTTATGCCACTGGAAGTGGTGGCTTGATATTCGTCGCTCAAACTGCTTTAGCTCTCACCGCAGGCTCGATGTTTGTGATGTGGGTGTCAGAGTTAGTTACTGAGCGTGGGATTGGTAACGGTGCATCTCTGCTGATTTTTATCAACATTGTTTCTGTTTTACCACGTTCGCTGGGGCAAACTTTAGAACTTGCTCAAACTGGCGATCGCGAAATTCTTGGTAGAGTAATTATCCTGCTGTTAGTCTTCTTGGTGATGATTGTCGGCATTGTGTTTGTTCAAGAAGGAACACGCAGAATTCCAATTATATCGGCACGTAGGCAAGTAGGTCGTCGTCTTTACCGAGAACGTACCAGTTATCTCCCGCTAAGACTAAATCAAGGCGGGGTAATGCCGATTATATTTGCATCGGCAGTATTAGTTTTACCAGCTTCTTTGGCTCAATTTACCCAAAATAGTGCTAACAACCCGTTCTTGGGAGGTTTGCATCAATTCTTCAACCAAGCTGCTAATTATCTCAGCCCAACTGGTCAAACACCTTGGTTGTATGTAGCTTTTTATGTGTTCCTAATTGTTTTCTTCAGCTATTTCTACGCCTCCTTGATTATTAATCCAGTGGATATGTCCCAAAACCTGAAAAAAATGGGAGCTAGTATTCCTGGAGTTCGTCCTGGTACTACAACTAGCGACTACATTGAGCGGGTTTTAAATAGGCTGACTTTGCTAGGAGCGATTTTTCTAGGATTGGTCGCGATCGTTCCCACAGCCGTTGAAAGTACCATTGGTGTCACAACATTTAAAGGATTGGGAGCGACATCTTTGCTGATTATTGTAGGGGTTGCAATTGATACAGCAAAGCAAATTCAAACTTATGTCATCTCTCAAAGATATGAAGGGATGGTGAAGCAGTAA
- the rpsI gene encoding 30S ribosomal protein S9 produces the protein MQATDQSGRAVYWGTGRRKSSVARVRLVPGSGQMIINGRPGEQYFQFNSNYISAAKAPLETLGLENEYDILVNAHGGGLTGQSDSVRLGVARALCELDPDNRKPLKTEGYLTRDPRATERKKYGLHKARKAPQYSKR, from the coding sequence ATGCAAGCAACAGATCAAAGCGGTCGCGCTGTTTATTGGGGTACTGGTCGCCGTAAGTCATCAGTCGCAAGAGTGAGATTAGTTCCAGGTAGCGGTCAAATGATCATTAATGGTCGCCCTGGAGAACAATACTTCCAGTTCAACAGCAATTATATTTCAGCAGCAAAAGCTCCCCTAGAAACGCTAGGGCTAGAAAATGAGTATGACATTTTAGTTAATGCTCATGGCGGCGGTTTAACTGGACAATCTGACTCCGTGCGTTTAGGAGTAGCCAGAGCTTTATGTGAACTAGACCCAGATAACCGCAAGCCTTTAAAAACTGAAGGCTACTTAACTCGTGACCCTAGAGCAACAGAGCGGAAGAAATACGGCTTGCATAAAGCTCGTAAAGCTCCTCAATACTCCAAGCGTTAA